The genomic region AGGCAAGGAGGAACGAAATCCATGTCGCGTCCCGGTCTTGCTGCGCTGCTGTCGTTCTTCATCCCCGGCGTGGGGCAGATCTACAACGGTGACATCCTGCGCGGGGTCTTCTGGCTCATCATCACCCCCGGCTTCTGGTTGGGCACGGGCGGCATCCTCGGCTGGGTGTGCCACGTCATCGCCGCGGCCACCGCCTACAACCGCGCCGAGGACAAGGAGCGGATGAGATACGGCATGGGCTAGTCACGCGATTCCGGAGCTCGGGAGCCCGAACGAGCGCGGACATGAAAAAGGGGCCCACCGGCCCCTTGCCCACCGCCGCCCCGGTGCCCTCATGGGCCGGGGCGGTGTCGTTGCATCAGCCTCAGGTGTTGAACGCGTCGGGCAACGGCTGCGGGCCCGGGATGATACCGGCGATGTCGGGATCTTCTTCGCCCGGCCCGCGAGTCGGACGCTGGTCCTTCTCGGTCTTGCGCCCGGCCTTCTTGGCGTCCTTCTCGCGCTGCTTCTGCGCGCGCGCCATCTCCTTCTGCCTCTTCGTGGACCTTCCCTGCATGGAACCTCCTGGAAAACATTGGCCGAAAAAGAGGCCCGGCCCCGTCAAGGCCGGACCTCGTGGATGCGTGAAGAGCAGCCGAGCCGGTAGGCTCAGCCGACCGGGCGGACGTTCTCCGCCTGGAGCCCCTTGGGGCCCTTCTTCACCTCGAACTCCACCTTCTGGCCCTCGGCCAGGGTGCGGAAGCCGTCCGACTGGATGGCCGTGTGATGGCAGAACACGTCCGGACCACCGCTGTCCTGCGTGATGAAACCAAAGCCCTTCGCATCATTGAACCACTTCACCGTACCACTTGCCATGATCTGCTTCCTTGTCCCACTGGCAACCCTGCGAAATCGCCGGACTGCCCGCCCCCATATTTTGGGGCGAAGACCGCGCCTTAACCCTGAACAGGCATGAAGTCGAGCCGGGAACCACTCCCGGTCTCCCTCACGCCGACGAAGGTAACAACCTCGATCTCGGGGTGAAACGCCTTCTCGGGGCGGTACATTTCCCGCTGGCTGACGCTCCAGGCAACCAGGGGTAACAGGTTTCGGGCCCGGCGGTGTTTTGGAATAGTTTCTACCCCCGAACACTTCCGCCTGGACGTGTCCTATCGTGGAGTCCGCTCGTCCCGCTCCACCTTGCCGTCCCCTCTCGTGAGGCGTCCCTCCCAGTGACAAACCCGACCCGTGTGACCTTTGGCCAGCGCGATGCCTCTTTCGCGGAAGACCTGAAGCGGCGCGTCTCCGAGTACTTCGAGACCCGGAACCTCTCGCAGCGGGCCAACAAGGCCATGTACGTGAAGGCCCTCTCCATCATGGGCTTCACGGGGGGCGTCTACGGCCTGCTGCTCAGCGGCTACTTCAACGCCTGGGGCATGCTGGGCCTGGCGGTGCTGATGGGCGTGGCCATCGCGGGCATCGGCTTCTGCATCGGCCATGACGGCGTGCACGGCTCCTACAGCGACGACGCGCGGGCGAACGCGGTGGTGGGCCTCGCGTTCGACGTCATCGGGGCGAACAGCTACATGTGGCGCATCACCCACAACGTCCTCCACCATACCTACACCAACATCCAGGGCATGGACGAAGACCTGACGGTGAGCCCGCAGCTGCGGCTGTCGCCGCACAGCGAGTGGAAGGCGTACCACCGCTTCCAGCACCTGTACGCGTTCGTGGCCTACTCGCTGACCACCGTCTTCTGGGTGTTCGCCAAGGACTACAAGTACTTCTTCCAGAAGGACCTGGGCCCCTACAAGGACAAGAAGCACGCGCCGGCCGAGTGGGCCCGCCTGATTGCGATGAAGGCCGTGTACTACGGCTGGACGCTGGTGATTCCGTGGCTGGTGCTGGACGTGACCTGGTGGCAGTTCGTGGTGGGGCAGCTGGCCATGCACATGACGGCGGGCTTCATCCTGGGCATCGTCTTCCAGCTGGCCCACGTGGTGGAGGACGCGGAGTTCCCCCTGCCTGACACGGAGGGCAAGGTGGAGGACGCGTGGATGGTGCACCAGCTGCGCACCACCGCGAACTTCGCCCGCAAGAACCGCCTGCTGAGCTGGTACGTGGGCGGGCTCAACTTCCAGGTGGAGCACCACCTGTTCCCCAAGGTGTGCAGCATCCACTACCCGGCCCTGAGCGAAATCGTGCAGGCCACCGCCCACGAGCACGGCCTGCCCTACATCGAGGCGAAGACCTTCCGCAGCGCCGTGGCGTCGCACTACCGGATGCTCAAGATGCTGAGCCGCCCGCCCGCGGTGGACGCAGCCGCGGAGCAGTCCAAGTCGAACCTCGCCGTGGCCGCCTGATCCACGAAGCCACCTTGCGGTAACCCAGGGGCCGTTCTCCTTACGCTCACGCGAAGGAGGCGGCCCCTTCCGCTTTCTCAGGGGGCCGCGGTCCGGAGCGCGGCCAGCAGCTCGCCCGCCGAGGAGACCACCGCGCGAGCCCCGTGCGCGTGCAGCTCCTCCGCCGTGCGGAAGCCCCAGGTGACGCCCACGCCGTACATGCCCGCGGCCTTCGCGGTGTCCATGTCCACGGAGGTGTCCCCCACGAAGCCGCACGCGTCCGGCGCCACGCCCAGCTCCGCCGCCAGGGCCAGCGCCGCGGTGGGGTCCGGCTTGCGCGGGATGCCCGGCCGCTCGCCGTACACGGCCGTGAACGTCACCCCCGGCAGGAGCCGCGCCGCCAGCCGCTTCACGAAGTCGTCGGACTTGTTGCTGAGCACGCCCAGCCGAGTGCCTTCCGCCGCCATCTCCGCGAGCGCGGCCTCCACGCCCGGGTAGGCGCACGTCCGGTCGAACAGGTGGGTGTCGTAGTAGGCGTGGTAGGTGGCCAGCACCTGCCCCTGGAGCGCGGCCGGCGCGCTGGCCGTGGCCCGCTCCGCGAGCTTCGCCACGCCCTCTCCCACGAAGCGCAGGTAGGCGGCCTCCGGGTGCGGCGGCAGGCCATGCTGCGTGAGCGCCTGGTTCATCGCCGTGGCGATGTCCCCCAGCGAGTCCACCAGCGTCCCATCCAGGTCGAAGAGCACGGCGCGCAGGCGCATGACGGCGGAGAGCCTTTCTTTGCAAAAACGCGAACGCCCCGACCCATGCAGGGTCAGGGCGTCTTTTGTAAAGCGCGGATCCCGGAACCGGCCGGGATCCGCCGCGAAGCTGGGTTACGGGGTGGCTGCGGCGGTCTTCTCACCGGCCGCGGCGCCACCGGCCTGGATGACGGCGAAGTTGATGTTGTTGTAGCCGGCCGTGGCGCAGCTGAACATCACCCGCTTGATGACCTTGAACTGAACGTCCTTGTTGGCCTGGATGTTGACGTCACCCTTGAAGGTTTCGCCACCGCCGGCCATGGAGTGCAGGTCCTCGAACTGCTTCTTCATGTCCCGCAGCTTCTCTTCCAGCGCGGGGATGTTGAGGTACTCGTCCTTGGTGAGGTCCTCCACCCGGCCCACGATGGTGCCCGACACGCTGACCTGGTCGTTGGACACCATCACCACCGGGTGCATCTCCACTTCCTTCACGTTGACTGCTTCGGGAAGGACGATGTCCTTGGTCATCATCAGCACCTCGCCCGTCGCGGAGAAGTTCGCGATGAGGAAGAGCACGATGATGACGAACATGTCGACGAGCGGGGTGATGAGCAGGTCCGCGTTGCCGTTCTTCTTGCCGTGACCGCCGTGGCCGAAGACCTTGGAGTGCTCCAGCCGCTTGCCGTACCGCTTACCGGGAACCTTGATGCCCATGGCTTGGGTGCTCTCCTGTTAGCCCATCGCCGCGGAGACCGACACCTGGGGCAACCCGGAGCCGATGCACTCGTCGATGATGCGGACCAGGTCCTCGTAGCGGACCAGGTCCTCGGTCTGAAGGGTGATGGCGGACTGGTCCGGCAGCTGCGCCTTCAACTCCTTGAAGCGCGCCACCAGCTTGGTCAGGTCCGGCCGGCCCTTGTCATCCCGGGTGAGGGGAATGGGGTCGAAGGTGCTCTGGTCGGCGGTGAGGCGCATCTCCGTGGCGGACACCAGGAGGGTGAGCTGGACCGTCTTGGTCGTCTCCTCCTTCTGCTCTTCGTCCGTGGAGGCCCCGCCGGCCTGCGACACCTGGAGACGGCCAATCTGGGTCCAGACCGCCGTCATGATGAGGAAGCTGATGGTCACTGCCATCAGGTCGATGAAGGGCACCATGTTGATGGCGGTATCGAGCGGCTTCTTGCCACCCTTCCCACCTGTGCCCAGGTCCATTCCGCCGGCCATGGCGACTACCTCCCTGCTCTACCGCGCTCTTCGCGCACGAACGACGTTCAAGAAGACTCTGGGGACGGACGCGCCTGTCTGGGTCCACCACTTCGGGGCTACCAGACAGCGCGCCGGTACATCCGGTTCCAAACCGGCGCTGCCGTGAGGAGGACTACTCCTCGGCGTGCGCGTGGGCGGACGCGGGGATGTTCAGGTTCTTGAACTTGTCGCGGTTGGCCACGATGAGGTTCAGCACGGAGACGCTGGTCTCGTTGATGTCGTTGATGAGGCCCTGGGTGCGGCCCATCAGCACGGAGAAGGCGATCAGCGCCGGGATGGCCGTGAGCAGACCGAAGCCCGTGCAGTTCATGGCTTCAGAGATGCCGTTCGCCAGAATGGTCGCCTTGTCGGCCGGGTTCACGTTCGCCACTGCCTCGAAGCAGGTGATGAGACCGTTCACCGTGCCCAGGAGGCCGGCGAGCATCGCCGCGTTGCCGAGCATCGCCAGGTAGCCCGTGCGAGCCTCCAGGCGGGGCGTCTCACGCAGGCTGGCCTCGTCGAGCGCCGCCTGGACCTCGTCCTGCCCCTTCGGCACGTTCATCAGACCGGCCTTGATGACGTTGGTCAGCGGCGTGTTCTTCTGGCCGGCCACGTAGTTGATGGCCTTGTCCAGGTCGCCCGCGTAGATGTGCTTCTTCAGGCCGCGCAGGAAGCCTTCCTTGTTGATGGAGGCCTTGCCGAACAGGACGATGCTGCGCTCGATGATGATGGAGAGCGCGACCACCAGGCAGACCGCGATGGGGTACATGCCGGCCTGACCGGATTCCCAGCGGCGCCCCAGCTCCTGCAGGAAGGTCTCATTGCTTCCGCCGGCGTTGGCGAGAACGGACAGATTGGCTACAAACCCCAGGTTCATCACGGAAAGCCTCCAGATGGGCGGCGCGGCGCGCGCTTGCGAGCCGTTCCGCACTGCTACCGGCCGGGTGGACATCCACCCAGGTCAGCAGCAGGAATTTTGGATCACGGTGGCGCCGAGTCTAGGAACCGCTCCCAGGCGTGTCAAGGCAGGCACCCTCAGCGTTAGTTACTGAAATCTCACAGGAATTTTGCGTTGGCTCGCGGCTTGCCAAGTCGCTCCACAGGGCAAGTACCAGGCCCTTTCCAGCGGCTTGCGCAACAGGCGTGCCAGCGATTTGGGCACCTTCGGGTGACGTGTTAGGCGGGGAAACCATGGCCAGGAAGCGCATTGGTGAGCTGCTCGTGGAGCGCGGCGCGATCACCCCCGAGCAGTTGGAGGCGGGGCTCGCGGCGCAGCGGCAGACGCGGCAGCGGTTGGGCGTGACGCTCATCGGTCAGGGCGCCATCACGGAGGCCACGCTCGCGCAGGCGCTGAGCGAGGCGCTGGGGATGCCGCAGGTGGACCTGGCGGCGATCACCCCGGACTGGGCAGCGGTGCACCTGCTGCGCGCGCGCTTCTGCGAACAGCACGACCTGTTCCCCTACGCGTTGGAGAGCGTGGGCGGCAAGCGCCAGCTGGTGGTGGCCATGGCGGATCCGCTGAACATCACCGCCATCGAGGAGATTGAGTTCACCAGCGGACTGAAGGTCAGCGGCCGGGTGACGGCGCTGTCCGCGGTGCGCGGCGCCATCCTGCGCTACTACCACAAGGTCCCCGTGGCCTCGGGCTCCCGCCCCGCTCCGGCGCGTCCGCCCGCAAGGGCCGCTCCGGCGCCCGCGCGGCCGGCCGTGGTGGAGGACGACGAGGAGGTCATCGTCGGCGAGGAGCTGCCCGCGTCGGAGAAGACCCAGCGCACGTCGCTGGCGGACCTCATCCGCGAGCGCGAGGAGCAGGCGAAGCGCAAGCGCGGCGGCGCGGTGGACAAGGGCAAGCCGCGGGCTCCTGCGTCCGGCGGGGGCGGCGGCGTGCTGGACGACCTGGACTACCTCTTCGGCCAGGCGGCGCGCGAGGAGCCGGACCGGCTGGAGGAGCTGGAGCGCCGCTTCTGGGCGCTGATGCGCATCATGGCGCGCAAGGGCCTGCTCTCGAACGAGGAGTTCCGGCGAGAGCTGGACGACGAGGGCGGCGAGGGCTGAAGCGCCCCGCACCGCTCGCGCTCAATCCGCGGCCAGGGGCAGCCGCACCGTGAAGGTGGTGCCCTGCCCCAGCGTGCTCTCCACGGTGAGGCGTCCGCCGTGGTTCTCCACGATGCCCTGGCAGATGGACAGGCCCAGGCCGGTGCCGCGCCCTTCGGGCTTGGTGGTGAAGAAGGGCTCGAAGATGCGCGACAGGTTGCGCTGCTCGATGCCGGTGCCGGTGTCGCGCACGCGCACCACCGCCTCCGGGCCCTCCTGCAGCGTGGACAGGTACACCCCTCCGCCGGGCTGCATGGCGTGGCAGGCGTTGGTGATGAGGTTGACGAACACCTGCACCAGGTTGGCCCGCACGGCGGCCAGGGGCGGCACGTCGCTCGCGTATTCGCGCTGCACGCTGACGCGGGCCTGGGAGACGACGTGCTCGCAGAAGCCCACCGCCATGTCCACGACGGCGTTGAGTGACACGCGCTCTGGCCGGTCCTGCGCGGGCCGCGCGTAGCTCACCAGGTCGCGGGTGAAGCGCAGGATGCGGTGGCTGCTCTCCAGGATTTTCTTCAGCTTCTCCTGGTCCGCGGGGTTCGCGCCCGGCGTCATCCGCGAGCGCTGCAGGAGCGCGTCCGCGTAGGTGGCCACCGCCGTCATCGGGTTGTTGATTTCATGCACCACGCTGGCCGCGAGCTGCCCGATGGAGGCCAGCTTCTCCGCGTGGATGATGCGCTTCTCCAGCTCCTTCACCACCGTGACGTCCTGGCCAATGGCGATGACGCCCTCGACCTCACCCGGCTGGGTTTGCATGGAGGAGGTGGCGAAGGACACGCGCACCTCGCCGCCGTCGCGGGTGAGCAGGCGCGTCTCTAAGTTGTTCACGGACTCGCCGCGCATGGCCGCCGCCAGCACGGGCGCCAGCCGCAGCTGCTCGCTGTCCGCCACCAGCGAGGACAAATCCCGCCCCAGCACCTGCTCCTTGGTGAGGCCGGTGAGCGCGCTCAGCGCCTGGTTGAAGACCACCACCTGCTTGTCCCGGTTCACCACCAGGATGAGGGCGTTGGCCTTCTCCAGCAGCTCCTCCAGGTACTTGCGCACGAACGTCAGCTCGTCGATGAGCTTCGCGTTCTTCACCGCGACGGCGACCTGGCTGGCCAGTTGGAGCAGCACGCGCTCGTCGTGCGCGGGGTCCGCGTCCAGGCCCTCCGGGTACTCCATGTTGATGGCGCCGAAGAGCTGGCCGCTCGCGACCAGCGGGGCGCTCACCGCGCGGGTGCTGCCGTGGAAGAGCAGCGGCACCTCTTCGGAGATGGTCACCCGCCCCTGGGGCAGCGCCGTCTGCGTGAGGTTGGTCTTCTCCACCGAGCGCTGGAAGAGGACCAGCGGTTCATGCGCGCCCTCCTTGAGGCGGCCTTCCGCGTAGAGCGACGTGAGGCCGCCGGTGCGCGCATCCACGATGCGGATGCAGAAGGCGCGGCCGGGGAAGAGCTCCTTCACGCCGCGCGCCACCGCGGCCACCAGCTCCTCCTCGCCGCCCGCTTCCGCCACGCTGCGGCCCAGGTCCAGGAGCACGCCTTCCGTGCGCGCCTGCTCCAGCAGGGCCCGCTCCGCCACCACCAGCCGGCCGCTGATGATTTCGGTGTCCACGCGGACGCGCACCGCCACGGTGTCCGCCCGGCGCGACAGGGTGAGCACCAGCGACGTGCCGCTCTGGAGCACGAGGTCGAACTCGTGGGACTGCCCGTCCTCCGGCGCGACGGCGCTCGCCAGCACTTCGGCCACCACGTCCACGCTGATTTCGTGCATGGCGCAGAAGCGGCGCAGCGCGGGGTTCACGGCCGCGATGCGCAGGGACACGTCGCAAACGGCGGCCGGCTCGTCCAGCGCGTCGAAGAAGGCCTGGAAGGCGTCGGGGGCCAGATTTCCGGACGGGCGCACGGCGAGGACCTCACTCTTCATGGGAGCTGGCCTTGTCGAGGTCGAGGATCTGCTGCGCCCCCACGTACGACTTCGTCTCGTAGCGGGTGATCTTCCCGATCTTCCGGACGATCTCCGCCATGCGCTCCGCCTCGCGGTAGATGATGTCCACCGGCCTCCAGGCGAAGTCCTCCTCCTTGAGCTTGCGCTTGAGCAGCTCCGCGTAGCCCATCACGGAGGTGAGAGGCTGGTTGAGTTCGTGGGCCGCGGTGCCGGCGAGCGCGACGATGACGGCGTTCTTCTCGCTCTCCTCCAGCCGGTTCTCCACGTCCGACAGCTTGCGCTCCAGCTGCACCCGGTCCCGGAGGTCCGTGAAGATGCCCACGGTGAAGGACTCGCGGCCGCCCTCGTAGACGATGGAGGCCGTCATGTTCACGGGCACGCGCTCACCGGAGCGGTGCATCAGCTCCTGGCGCGTGAGTGACAGCCGGCCCTTGCCGCCCATGTCGGGCCCGCGCAGCTGGGCCATGATTCGCTGGGCGACGCCGGGCGGGTAGAGCTGGAGCGCGTTGAGCTTCTCCTGGGCCTCCTGCGGGGTGTAGCCGCACATGGCCTCCGCGCCCTTGTTGAAGAGGATGATGCGCCCCTTCAGGTCGGCCGCGATGATGGCGTCCACCGACGAGTCGATGAGCCGCTCCAGGAAGTCCTTCGTGTTGCGCAGCTCGTCCTCCAGCTTGCGAGCGTGCGTCACGTCGCGGAAGGACAGGATGGTGGCCGCGTCCTCGTCGCGCAGCGGCGCCGCGGACATGGACAGCGTGAGGCAGCGGCCCGCGGGCGTGCGCACCACCACGTCCACGCCCATGCGCGCCTCGCCGCGCGACGCGGACGTCACCAACTCCATCAGCACGCCGTCGTCCACCGGCTGGGTGATTTGATTCAGGTGCTTGCCACGCGCCTCGCCGGCGGTCGTGTCCAGCATCTGCGCGCCCGCGGGGTTGAGCGACAGCACGGCGGCCTCGTCATCGAGGATGGCCACGCCCTCGCTCACGTGGGCGAAGAAGAGCTGGTAGGGCTTGAAGGACGCGGCCTTCTCCTCCGCCGCCAGCCGCGCCGTCTGCACGGACTGGAGCACCGACGCGCTCCGCAGGGCCACCGCCGTCGCGTGGGCCACCGTGGTGAGGAAGTCGATTTCGCGAGTGCTGAAGGCCCGCCTGCGCCCGGCCGCGCGGAGCAGCAGCACGCCGCGCACCTGGCCTCGGATGGGCAGGGGCAGCGCGGCGATGGCGTGGATGCCTCGCGCGGCCACGGCCCGACGCTCCAGGTCGCCCAGCAGCGGGTGCGTGGCGGCCTCCTGCATGACCACGGGCTTGCCGGTGCGCACCACCTCGCGGATTTCCGGGTAGCGCGCCAGGTCGATGCGCAGGTCCTTCATGCCCGGGTCGTCGCTGGCGGCGACGATGACGCCCTC from Corallococcus exiguus harbors:
- a CDS encoding cold-shock protein, yielding MASGTVKWFNDAKGFGFITQDSGGPDVFCHHTAIQSDGFRTLAEGQKVEFEVKKGPKGLQAENVRPVG
- a CDS encoding fatty acid desaturase family protein, with the protein product MTNPTRVTFGQRDASFAEDLKRRVSEYFETRNLSQRANKAMYVKALSIMGFTGGVYGLLLSGYFNAWGMLGLAVLMGVAIAGIGFCIGHDGVHGSYSDDARANAVVGLAFDVIGANSYMWRITHNVLHHTYTNIQGMDEDLTVSPQLRLSPHSEWKAYHRFQHLYAFVAYSLTTVFWVFAKDYKYFFQKDLGPYKDKKHAPAEWARLIAMKAVYYGWTLVIPWLVLDVTWWQFVVGQLAMHMTAGFILGIVFQLAHVVEDAEFPLPDTEGKVEDAWMVHQLRTTANFARKNRLLSWYVGGLNFQVEHHLFPKVCSIHYPALSEIVQATAHEHGLPYIEAKTFRSAVASHYRMLKMLSRPPAVDAAAEQSKSNLAVAA
- a CDS encoding HAD family hydrolase, producing the protein MRLRAVLFDLDGTLVDSLGDIATAMNQALTQHGLPPHPEAAYLRFVGEGVAKLAERATASAPAALQGQVLATYHAYYDTHLFDRTCAYPGVEAALAEMAAEGTRLGVLSNKSDDFVKRLAARLLPGVTFTAVYGERPGIPRKPDPTAALALAAELGVAPDACGFVGDTSVDMDTAKAAGMYGVGVTWGFRTAEELHAHGARAVVSSAGELLAALRTAAP
- a CDS encoding ExbD/TolR family protein, coding for MGIKVPGKRYGKRLEHSKVFGHGGHGKKNGNADLLITPLVDMFVIIVLFLIANFSATGEVLMMTKDIVLPEAVNVKEVEMHPVVMVSNDQVSVSGTIVGRVEDLTKDEYLNIPALEEKLRDMKKQFEDLHSMAGGGETFKGDVNIQANKDVQFKVIKRVMFSCATAGYNNINFAVIQAGGAAAGEKTAAATP
- a CDS encoding ExbD/TolR family protein; protein product: MAGGMDLGTGGKGGKKPLDTAINMVPFIDLMAVTISFLIMTAVWTQIGRLQVSQAGGASTDEEQKEETTKTVQLTLLVSATEMRLTADQSTFDPIPLTRDDKGRPDLTKLVARFKELKAQLPDQSAITLQTEDLVRYEDLVRIIDECIGSGLPQVSVSAAMG
- a CDS encoding MotA/TolQ/ExbB proton channel family protein, which translates into the protein MNLGFVANLSVLANAGGSNETFLQELGRRWESGQAGMYPIAVCLVVALSIIIERSIVLFGKASINKEGFLRGLKKHIYAGDLDKAINYVAGQKNTPLTNVIKAGLMNVPKGQDEVQAALDEASLRETPRLEARTGYLAMLGNAAMLAGLLGTVNGLITCFEAVANVNPADKATILANGISEAMNCTGFGLLTAIPALIAFSVLMGRTQGLINDINETSVSVLNLIVANRDKFKNLNIPASAHAHAEE
- a CDS encoding GspE/PulE/PilB domain-containing protein; this encodes MARKRIGELLVERGAITPEQLEAGLAAQRQTRQRLGVTLIGQGAITEATLAQALSEALGMPQVDLAAITPDWAAVHLLRARFCEQHDLFPYALESVGGKRQLVVAMADPLNITAIEEIEFTSGLKVSGRVTALSAVRGAILRYYHKVPVASGSRPAPARPPARAAPAPARPAVVEDDEEVIVGEELPASEKTQRTSLADLIREREEQAKRKRGGAVDKGKPRAPASGGGGGVLDDLDYLFGQAAREEPDRLEELERRFWALMRIMARKGLLSNEEFRRELDDEGGEG
- a CDS encoding GAF domain-containing sensor histidine kinase; this translates as MKSEVLAVRPSGNLAPDAFQAFFDALDEPAAVCDVSLRIAAVNPALRRFCAMHEISVDVVAEVLASAVAPEDGQSHEFDLVLQSGTSLVLTLSRRADTVAVRVRVDTEIISGRLVVAERALLEQARTEGVLLDLGRSVAEAGGEEELVAAVARGVKELFPGRAFCIRIVDARTGGLTSLYAEGRLKEGAHEPLVLFQRSVEKTNLTQTALPQGRVTISEEVPLLFHGSTRAVSAPLVASGQLFGAINMEYPEGLDADPAHDERVLLQLASQVAVAVKNAKLIDELTFVRKYLEELLEKANALILVVNRDKQVVVFNQALSALTGLTKEQVLGRDLSSLVADSEQLRLAPVLAAAMRGESVNNLETRLLTRDGGEVRVSFATSSMQTQPGEVEGVIAIGQDVTVVKELEKRIIHAEKLASIGQLAASVVHEINNPMTAVATYADALLQRSRMTPGANPADQEKLKKILESSHRILRFTRDLVSYARPAQDRPERVSLNAVVDMAVGFCEHVVSQARVSVQREYASDVPPLAAVRANLVQVFVNLITNACHAMQPGGGVYLSTLQEGPEAVVRVRDTGTGIEQRNLSRIFEPFFTTKPEGRGTGLGLSICQGIVENHGGRLTVESTLGQGTTFTVRLPLAAD
- a CDS encoding PAS domain S-box protein gives rise to the protein MSAPSEPAFGIVLVPPGSVAREPLNAAAERAGLRVVDDPDDAALALVDLTAPGCGPAVVELLTSLNGPHLTLLAVVSPEPRGFAAVDTLRPADIVTHQGLPHELTWRLQRAAERHREREEQARSQTDLALLLELTADYAESSDVEALLHGVTRRLAEQLDIARATLVMVGGGVDEGVIVAASDDPGMKDLRIDLARYPEIREVVRTGKPVVMQEAATHPLLGDLERRAVAARGIHAIAALPLPIRGQVRGVLLLRAAGRRRAFSTREIDFLTTVAHATAVALRSASVLQSVQTARLAAEEKAASFKPYQLFFAHVSEGVAILDDEAAVLSLNPAGAQMLDTTAGEARGKHLNQITQPVDDGVLMELVTSASRGEARMGVDVVVRTPAGRCLTLSMSAAPLRDEDAATILSFRDVTHARKLEDELRNTKDFLERLIDSSVDAIIAADLKGRIILFNKGAEAMCGYTPQEAQEKLNALQLYPPGVAQRIMAQLRGPDMGGKGRLSLTRQELMHRSGERVPVNMTASIVYEGGRESFTVGIFTDLRDRVQLERKLSDVENRLEESEKNAVIVALAGTAAHELNQPLTSVMGYAELLKRKLKEEDFAWRPVDIIYREAERMAEIVRKIGKITRYETKSYVGAQQILDLDKASSHEE